GGCAGAATTCTATATTTTAAAGATAAGCTAGAATAATGATTTATAATCTAGTATATTATCTCTTATACCGTCTAACAAAGGGATAAACTCAGTAAAATCGAATTTTTCATAATTTTTTAGAACATGCTTTGAAAGAATTTCTTTTCCATAATGATTATCACCACCACTCTTGGAGAATGTTTTCCCTTTTAAAATGGGTGGCAATTTACGTGACAATAATAGATCTTCAATATCAGAAAAATTACCGTCATTCTTACTAGATACTAAAGGTGTCGCCATAATATATAAGCTCCCATTTTTATTAATACGACAAGGTTTTTCTCTTCTAATTTTTTCTAAATTATCTGAAATTTTTGATTCTAAACTCTTGGAAGTCTTCGAGTCTTTATTCTGAGGATTCATTAGGTCTTTTGCATGATTCGCAAACAAAAATAAGGGAGATTTATCCTTACCATTTCTATTATTCGGTTCATTATCAAATAAAAATATTGTTGGATAATTTGGAATATTATCGGTTAATTGTTGGAAATAAGTAATATAGTTTGCGTATAAAATTCTTTCTTCTGGATCTAGAGCAAAAAATTTTTTCTTACCTTCATCATTATAGTAAGATTTATCAGAAAAATAATTATACCAATATTTAAAACCTTCTCCCCCTTCTGGAACATTAAAAAGATACTCTATTGTATTAGTATGATTTAAAAATTCAATTTTAAATACAAAGTTATTGCCAACTTTTTCAATAAGTTCTGGATATTTACGATAAAGCTTTTTTAAAGCTGCTTTAATATATCGGGGATCTGTCTTTCCTTCTGTGACAATTATAGGTTTATCATTTCCGAAAAAATATTTATAAAATAGAAATTTTTTGTACTCTTTTTCTCTAGAATTAAATAGAGACATGTACGTTTTCTTTTGTTCCTTACCTATACTGTAGAACTCTGTTGGTAAATTATATGTATTATGTTTTTTATTATCGAATAATTCTTTTCGTAAATCTTTATTATAAAAGATATATTTCCAATAATATTTCGATTCAGATTTTTTTGATGAGTTTCTGCCTAATAAATATTTCTGTGCATCCAGATTATTTTGAATCAGGGACTTTTTATAAAGTAAGTAGTTGTTGTATTGATCTATTTGAAAAATAAAAGCAAAGCGTCCCGTTAGTTGATTGATCGTTCCTGGTTTCTTATCTATTTCAAAAGCTCCATCTTTGTATAATTGAAAGGCCATTGCGCGAGTATTTTTTATGTACTCTCTTTTTACATTTATCTTTTTGTTGACAACCAGTCCAGTCACTTCTTGGCGCTGCATGTTATTGCTCAATCGTGTTTTTTTAGGATTAATTTCAAAACCAGATGAGATGATTACCTCCTCTAATTCAGTTAAAAAGTTATCTAACTCTTTGCTTGCTCTCAGTTTATTAGAGTTTAGTTCACGATTTGTCGAAAAAGTCATATCATCGGCGTATCTAGAATATGTAAAACGATATTTTTTAGCAATTTTGACAATCCGATAATCTAAAATTCTAGTAATTAAATTTGTGATGATGGGAGAAGAAGGGGCTCCTTGTGGTAACTTACCTTGGTAACATGCAATTTGAGCAATTACTGTAGCAATTTCTGGTGAAACAGTAAAATCCTTGTCTTTTATAAAGAAGCCTCTTACTCTTCCAAAATTAAAAGAATCAAAAAAGTTTTTCAAGTCAATGTTCAGAATGTATTTCTTGTTTCGATGCATCTGAGAGTTGGTAATAATGCTTTTCCCCTTTTCAAATGCGTGAGACAGAACAGGTGTTTTAAAGTTCTTATCCTTTGATTTAGATTCTATGCTTTCAAGGTAACATTCCCACAAAACATTAGACAATTTTTTCTGAAGGAACTTCAACTCTTTTTTGGGGGCATGTATAACTCTTTCTCCACCATTCTTTTTAAGGATAGTGAAAGAGTTATATAAATTATCAGTTTTTACATTGTACAATAAATAATTGATGTATTTAGCACTTTTCAAGCCAAGTAGTTTAGCAAAGTCATCTTTTGTTTGTAGTTGATTGAATTTAGTCATAATTTTTTCCTCATAAAAAAAAGCGTATGATAACTCTTACGCGAACAAGATTTCCAGAAGAAATCCAAGAAAATCCCTAGCTAATAAAACTAGGTAAAGCCAAACATTCCTATAACATCGCTGTTAATACTTGCGAACACACAAGTCAAAAATCTAATCATACGCAAACATATTCTATCACAAAACAAGATATTAATCTAGTTTTAAGGTGTATTAAACTAGATTATTGTATGGACCAAAAAAAGCCAGACTCTGTCTGGCTTTGCATTGTTTATGGTTATGATAGATTTTAGAAAATTAGAGAATCTTATCAGTCCGATCCACCATAAAGAGTGAGATGGTCATGATGATATCGATGGCTAGAAGGGCAAGGACAGCTGGGATCCAAGATTGGAAAAGTTCAAAACTATAACCAAACAAGGCAGGACCAAAAGCAGCTAAGATGTAGCCTCCTGTTTGCGCTAGTCCTGATAGCTGAGCTGTCTTTTCAGGAGAACTGGTTTTAAGCGAGAAGCAAACCATGAGGTAGGGGAAGAGGGCACTGCAGGCCGTTCCAATCAAGAGATGGACGACTAACCAGTAGAGGAAATTATTGGTTGGATACAAGAGCATGGCAATTCCTGTCATACCAGCGATAGAGATAATTGCCAGCATGATTCGACGGTGACCATCTGATAGACGAGTCGTCAGACTTGGAACAGTCATTGAAAAAGGAATGCTGATGAGTGAGAAAATAGAAGCAAGGAGAGCCGCATCACTATTAGAAATACCAGCACTAACAGCCATAGTTGGCAACCAGGTCATACTTGTATAAAAGAGCAAGGACTGAAGCCCGCCAAAGATAATGATAGCCCAGACATCTTTACTTTTTAGAATATTCTCTTTGACTTGCTTTTCTTTTTGGTTTTCTAGGTGGTGGTTGTGGCGATGATTTGGCAACCAGACTAGCAGAGTGACCAGACAGAGAAAGCTGAGAACGAGGATGAGGCCCTTCCAAGAACTAGCTTGGGTGATAGGGACGGATAGATAAGAAGCGATGGCTGTCGAAATTCCCATGGCAGTGACATAGAGCGTTGTTAGGAAACTAATCTTTTGAGGCTGATTTGCCTGGATCATACTTGGGAGGAGTACATTGAAGATCGCAATGCTTGCTCCCACAATTAGGGTCCCTAGATAGAGAAGGGGAAGATTGAAAATCCGAATGACAGAGCCAACAGTTAAGAGGAGGAGACAGTATGTAAAGAGATGTTCCAACCCGATTTTTTGTGCCAAGCGGCTTGCAAAAGCAGAGAAAAGAGCAAACATCAAGAGAGGGAGACTGGTTAAAATCCCAAGAGAGCTAACCTCCACTCCTAGTCCCTGAGCAATATCTCCTAAAATAGTTGGAAGAGCAGTGAAGGGAGATCGTAAAACAGTCCCGATTAAGACAATTCCTAGAACAAAAAAGAGTGATTGTTTCTTCATAAAAACCTCGATAGGATGATTTTAATAACAGCTTATTTTAAGGTTTTTTCCTTATAATGTCAAGTAATGACAGCCAAGACAGATCAATCAATGGAAGTGAAAATAAAGTGAAAAGAGACAGATTTCTTTACTAGAATTTTCCTTGATTTGATATAAAAATAGGAAACTAGGAGAATTTGTGATAAAATAGTGGAAGGAAATCTATACATTGGAGAAAAACTGTGCCTGAAAAGCAAAAAATCAGCGTCTTGATGTCGGTCTATGTAAAGGAAAATCCGACGTTTTTAAGAGATGCTATCAAAAGTGTTCAAAACCAGACCTTGAAACCGAGCGAACTTGTTCTTGTTGAGGACGGGCCGCTCACACCCGAACTCTATCAGGTGCTAGAAGAAGTGGAAGCTCAGTCAGACATTCCAGTGAAACGGTGCCCCTTAGAGGAAAATCAAGGTTTAGGTTTGGCTCTTCGATACGGTGTTTTACAGTGTCAGTACGATATCATTGCTCGTATGGATACAGATGATATAGCGGTATCTGACCGCTTTGAAAAGCAAGTCCAACTAATGGAACAGGAAAATCTGGATCTCTTAGGTGGACATATTGCAGAATTTATTGACAATCCTGACGAGATTGTTTCTTACCGTCGTGTCCCAACTCGGCATGCAGACATTATGGCTTACCAAAGAATGAGAAGTGCCTTTAACCATATGACAGTCATGTTCAAAAAGGACATGGTCCTCAAGGCGGGCAACTATGAAGATGGCCTTTACATGGAGGATGACCTCCTTTGGCTCAATATGATTGCTGCAGGTGCCAAGACTGGAAACCTAGATCAAATCTTGTGTAAGGTTCGTGTCGGTGCAGGGATGTTTGAGCGTCGAGGTGGCTTGCGTTACCTTAAACTCTATCGTCAAGCTCGCCAACGGATGCTTGAGCGGGGGCAAATTTCTTACAGGGAATATGCTAAAAGTGTGGCCATTCAGGCAATTGTTGCACTTTGTCCAGGCTTTGTACGTCAGTTTATCTTCGTCAAACTTTTAAGAAAGAGAAAGTAAGCCCCGATAGACTGAATGATTCAGATTATCATAACAACAGTATCATCTGACTCTTTTAAGGGGGGAGTAAATTCCTATGAATAAAAAACTAACAGATTATGTGATTGATCTGGTTGAAATTTTAAATAAACAGCAAAAACAAGTGTTTTGGGGGATATTCGATATTCTGAGTATGGTGGTTTCCATCATCGTATCTTATATCTTGTTTTATGGCCTTATAAATCCTGCGCCTGTGGATTACGTCATCTACACTCTTTTAGCCTTCCTCCTCTATCAAATCATGATTGCATTTTGGGGGCTAAATGCTAGTATCAGTCGTTATAGCAAGATTACGGATTTCATGAAAATCTTTTTCGGAGTGATGCTCAGCAGTGTTCTTTCTTATGGAATCTGCTATGCCTTCCTTCCATTGTTTTCTATCCGTTTCATCGTACTCTTCATTTTGTTGAGTACCTTCCTCATCTTGCTTCCTCGTATCACTTGGCAGTTGATTTATTCTAAACGTAAAAAAGGTAGTGGAGATGGAGAACACCGTCGGACCTTCTTGATTGGTGCTGGTGATGGTGGTGCTCTCTTTATGAATAGCTACCAACACCCAACTAGTGACCTCGAGTTAGTGGGAATTTTGGATAGCGATGAAAAGAAAAAGGGACAAAAACTAGGTGGAATCCCAGTTTTGGGCTCCTATGATAATCTGCCTGAATTGGCCAAACGTCACCAAATCGAGCGAGTCATCGTAGCCATCCCTTCGCTTGACCCATCAGAGTACGAACGCATCTTGCAGATGTGTAATAAACTCGGTATCAAATGTTACAAGATGCCCAAGGTTGAGACAGTTGTTCAGGGGCTTCACCAACCAGGTAGTGGCTTCCAGAAAATTGACATCACAGACCTTTTGGGGCGTCAGGAAATTCGTCTTGACGAATCCCGTCTGGGTGCAGAGCTTACAGGCAAGACTATCTTGGTGACAGGAGCTGGTGGTTCGATTGGTTCAGAGATTTGTCGTCAGGTTAGCCGCTTCAATCCAGAGCGTATCGTCTTGCTTGGACATGGTGAAAACTCAATCTATCTTGTTTATCATGAATTGATCCGTACATTCCAAGGGATTGATTATGTTCCTGTCATTGCAGATATTCAGGACTATGATCGTCTTTTGCAGGTGTTTGAACAGTACAAACCAGCCATTGTCTACCATGCTGCTGCCCACAAGCACGTTCCGATGATGGAGCGCAATCCAAAAGAAGCCTTCAAAAACAATATCCTCGGAACCTACAATGTTGCTAAGGCTGTTGATGCAGCTAAGGTACCTAAGATGGTTATGATTTCGACTGACAAGGCGGTCAATCCACCGAATGTTATGGGGGCAACTAAGCGCGTGGCAGAATTGATTGTCACTGGCTTTAACCAACGTAGCAAATCCACCTACTGTGCAGTTCGTTTTGGGAATGTTCTCGGTAGTCGTGGTAGTGTGATTCCTGTCTTTGAACGCCAGATTGCTGAAGGCGGTCCTGTAACGGTGACAGACTTCCGTATGACACGTTACTTCATGACCATTCCAGAGGCTAGCCGTCTAGTAATCCATGCTGGTGCTTATGCCAAGGACGGAGAAGTCTTTATCCTTGACATGGGCAAACCAGTCAAGATCTATGATTTGGCTAAGAAAATGGTCCTTCTAAGCGGACATACCGAAAGCGAAATTCCAATAGTTGAAGTCGGGATTCGACCAGGGGAAAAACTCTATGAAGAACTCTTGGTTTCGACCGAATTGGTTGATAACCAAGTCATGGATAAGATTTTCGTTGGTAAGGTAAATGTCATGCCGCTAGAAGCGATTGATCAAAAGATTGAAGAGTTCCGTTCACTCAGCGGAGATGAGCTCAAAGAAGCGATTATTTCCTTTGCGAATGAGACAACTCATGCTGAGTAAGAGTGTCCAACTACCTTCATAATGAAACAACTATCGCCAGTTTTCTGAGAGAATCAGAAAGCTGGTTTTTATAAATAGAGAGTAGAGAACATCGGATCTTTCAAAGGTTTAATAAGCGCAACTATTCAAGGGAAGATGTTATGTGATCTATCAGGAGAGTGATTTCAGACAATCTAAAAACTACCTCTATTTTAAGCTGGTAACATAACTTTGCGAAATAAGTATTAAAGTCAAAAGGAGATTTTTGTATGCTGAGTGCTATTAGGAGTTTTTTCAAAGGCTATGCAAATTTTTCTGGTCGTTCCACACGTCCAGAATTTTGGTGGGTTTGGCTACTAAATATGGTGATTTTCTTGCCCGCCTACTACTCACTTTTTACTGGAGTAGAATCTGATAAAGCCATCAGGAATATTGCGGTCTTCAGTATGTGTATTATTTTGTTTATAATAGAGTTTGTTCCTCTACTAGCACTGATAGTACGTCGCTTACGAGATGTGGGTATCCATTGGGCCTATATTTTTATTGTATTTGTTCCTTTGGGTGCAATAACACTGCTCGTTATGCTCGCTATGCCAAGTCAACGATTTGGAGAAAAAGTGATAGAGAATAGTGAAACAAATAAAGAGAACACTGAAGACTCTCAGTTTGAAGAAATGGTACGAAAATATTAAGATATTTCTACTCTATTTTAAAGCGGCTGAGTCGCTTCGCTGCTTACGAGACGCTGGTTTCCACTGGGCCTTTATCTTCATTGCTTTGGTTCCTCTCGTTGGACCGATTGCTCTTATTGTCATGCTTGCTTGGCCAAGTAAGAAGGATGAAGATACAGATACTGAAGAACAGGATCAAATTACTGCTTAAGCATGGAGTTGATTCCTTCTGATAGTAACAACATATAAAAAATACTCCTCAACCTAGTTCACTAGTGTTAGGAGTATTTTTGTATGGTTAGAGCTGGCTAATGATATCATCAATGGTATGGGCAATCCAGTCAGGCTGATAGCTGAGTAAATCAGCCTCTTCTCCAAATCCCCAAGTAACAGCAAACTTTTTAATACCAGTTTCTTGGGCTCCAATCATATCAAACTTGGTATCCCCGATGATGAGGACTTGGTCCGCAGGGAGTTGATGCGTTTGCAAGGCGTAACGGATGACATCCGCCTTGTGTGGCGTTTCAGGACTAGAGCCGTAAATGCCATCAAAGAAATGATGGATTCCCAGATTTTTAGT
This window of the Streptococcus sp. D7B5 genome carries:
- a CDS encoding nucleoside-diphosphate sugar epimerase/dehydratase, which codes for MNKKLTDYVIDLVEILNKQQKQVFWGIFDILSMVVSIIVSYILFYGLINPAPVDYVIYTLLAFLLYQIMIAFWGLNASISRYSKITDFMKIFFGVMLSSVLSYGICYAFLPLFSIRFIVLFILLSTFLILLPRITWQLIYSKRKKGSGDGEHRRTFLIGAGDGGALFMNSYQHPTSDLELVGILDSDEKKKGQKLGGIPVLGSYDNLPELAKRHQIERVIVAIPSLDPSEYERILQMCNKLGIKCYKMPKVETVVQGLHQPGSGFQKIDITDLLGRQEIRLDESRLGAELTGKTILVTGAGGSIGSEICRQVSRFNPERIVLLGHGENSIYLVYHELIRTFQGIDYVPVIADIQDYDRLLQVFEQYKPAIVYHAAAHKHVPMMERNPKEAFKNNILGTYNVAKAVDAAKVPKMVMISTDKAVNPPNVMGATKRVAELIVTGFNQRSKSTYCAVRFGNVLGSRGSVIPVFERQIAEGGPVTVTDFRMTRYFMTIPEASRLVIHAGAYAKDGEVFILDMGKPVKIYDLAKKMVLLSGHTESEIPIVEVGIRPGEKLYEELLVSTELVDNQVMDKIFVGKVNVMPLEAIDQKIEEFRSLSGDELKEAIISFANETTHAE
- a CDS encoding glycosyltransferase translates to MPEKQKISVLMSVYVKENPTFLRDAIKSVQNQTLKPSELVLVEDGPLTPELYQVLEEVEAQSDIPVKRCPLEENQGLGLALRYGVLQCQYDIIARMDTDDIAVSDRFEKQVQLMEQENLDLLGGHIAEFIDNPDEIVSYRRVPTRHADIMAYQRMRSAFNHMTVMFKKDMVLKAGNYEDGLYMEDDLLWLNMIAAGAKTGNLDQILCKVRVGAGMFERRGGLRYLKLYRQARQRMLERGQISYREYAKSVAIQAIVALCPGFVRQFIFVKLLRKRK
- a CDS encoding DUF805 domain-containing protein encodes the protein MLSAIRSFFKGYANFSGRSTRPEFWWVWLLNMVIFLPAYYSLFTGVESDKAIRNIAVFSMCIILFIIEFVPLLALIVRRLRDVGIHWAYIFIVFVPLGAITLLVMLAMPSQRFGEKVIENSETNKENTEDSQFEEMVRKY
- a CDS encoding MFS transporter, coding for MKKQSLFFVLGIVLIGTVLRSPFTALPTILGDIAQGLGVEVSSLGILTSLPLLMFALFSAFASRLAQKIGLEHLFTYCLLLLTVGSVIRIFNLPLLYLGTLIVGASIAIFNVLLPSMIQANQPQKISFLTTLYVTAMGISTAIASYLSVPITQASSWKGLILVLSFLCLVTLLVWLPNHRHNHHLENQKEKQVKENILKSKDVWAIIIFGGLQSLLFYTSMTWLPTMAVSAGISNSDAALLASIFSLISIPFSMTVPSLTTRLSDGHRRIMLAIISIAGMTGIAMLLYPTNNFLYWLVVHLLIGTACSALFPYLMVCFSLKTSSPEKTAQLSGLAQTGGYILAAFGPALFGYSFELFQSWIPAVLALLAIDIIMTISLFMVDRTDKIL
- a CDS encoding retron Ec67 family RNA-directed DNA polymerase/endonuclease, whose product is MTKFNQLQTKDDFAKLLGLKSAKYINYLLYNVKTDNLYNSFTILKKNGGERVIHAPKKELKFLQKKLSNVLWECYLESIESKSKDKNFKTPVLSHAFEKGKSIITNSQMHRNKKYILNIDLKNFFDSFNFGRVRGFFIKDKDFTVSPEIATVIAQIACYQGKLPQGAPSSPIITNLITRILDYRIVKIAKKYRFTYSRYADDMTFSTNRELNSNKLRASKELDNFLTELEEVIISSGFEINPKKTRLSNNMQRQEVTGLVVNKKINVKREYIKNTRAMAFQLYKDGAFEIDKKPGTINQLTGRFAFIFQIDQYNNYLLYKKSLIQNNLDAQKYLLGRNSSKKSESKYYWKYIFYNKDLRKELFDNKKHNTYNLPTEFYSIGKEQKKTYMSLFNSREKEYKKFLFYKYFFGNDKPIIVTEGKTDPRYIKAALKKLYRKYPELIEKVGNNFVFKIEFLNHTNTIEYLFNVPEGGEGFKYWYNYFSDKSYYNDEGKKKFFALDPEERILYANYITYFQQLTDNIPNYPTIFLFDNEPNNRNGKDKSPLFLFANHAKDLMNPQNKDSKTSKSLESKISDNLEKIRREKPCRINKNGSLYIMATPLVSSKNDGNFSDIEDLLLSRKLPPILKGKTFSKSGGDNHYGKEILSKHVLKNYEKFDFTEFIPLLDGIRDNILDYKSLF